The nucleotide window GCAGCAGTTTCAGGTAGGGGAGCAATGCCTTCATGCTTATCCAGACAGTTTTTTTACCGTAATGCTTGCAATAAAAAAGGCGCCAGAGGCGCCTTTTTCGTCGGAGCTTGCCTTAGTGAGGCAGGCTGGGGAAGTTCAGGCCGGCCATGTCCTGGGCCACACGGACCACCTGACAGGAGTAACCGAACTCGTTGTCGTACCAGACGTACAGCACCACGCGCTCACCGTCCACTATGGTGGCTTCGGAGTCGACCACGCCGGCGTAGCGGGAGCCCACCAGATCGGAGGAGACGATCTCGGTGGAGGCGGTGAAGTCGATCTGGTCACGCAGATCCGAGAACATGGAGGTATCACGCAGGAAGGCGTTCAGCTCTTCTACCGTGGTGCCCTGTTCCAGGTTCAGGTTCAGGATGGCCATGGACACGTTGGGGGTCGGGACGCGGATGGCGTTACCGGTCAACTTGCCCTTGAGCTCCGGCAGGGCCTTGGCGACGGCCTTGGCGGCACCTGTGCTGGTGATGACCATGTTCAGGGCGGCGCTGCGACCACGGCGATCGGCCTTGTGGTAGTTGTCGATCAGGTTCTGGTCGTTGGTGTAGGAATGCACGGTTTCCACGTGGCCGTTCTTGATGCCGAACTTGTCGTGCAGGGCCTTGAGTACCGGGGTGATGGCGTTGGTGGTACAGGAGGCCGCGGAGATGATGCGGTCGTCGGAGCTGATGTCACCGTTGTTGACGCCGTAGACGATGTTCTTGAGGTTGCCGCCGGCGGGTGCGGTCAGCAGCACCTTGGCGGCGCCCTTGGCCTTGAGGTGACGGCTCAGGGCTTCTTCGTCCTTGAACACACCGGTGTTGTCGATGATCAGGGCGTCGTTGATGCCGTACTGGGTGTAGTCGATGTCTTCCGGCTGGTTGGCGTAGATCACCTTGATGTAGCAGCCGTTGGCAACGATGGCGTTCTCTTCTTCGTCAACCCAGATGGAGCCGTTG belongs to Gallaecimonas sp. GXIMD4217 and includes:
- a CDS encoding glyceraldehyde-3-phosphate dehydrogenase; translated protein: MSDTQPDKYLKSWQERQELAEKMQPLIGKLYREFGVELVVYGKPLLNASTIDIIKAHRSVRQFEGEKLRLRESFPLLEALSGLKLTPARVDLGKLAVNYLANHGDKTPEAFLGEELADIIDKDDNIPARDVVLYGFGRIGRLLARLLIERTGPSNKMPLRAIVVRGGRDGDLEKRASLLRRDSIHGPFNGSIWVDEEENAIVANGCYIKVIYANQPEDIDYTQYGINDALIIDNTGVFKDEEALSRHLKAKGAAKVLLTAPAGGNLKNIVYGVNNGDISSDDRIISAASCTTNAITPVLKALHDKFGIKNGHVETVHSYTNDQNLIDNYHKADRRGRSAALNMVITSTGAAKAVAKALPELKGKLTGNAIRVPTPNVSMAILNLNLEQGTTVEELNAFLRDTSMFSDLRDQIDFTASTEIVSSDLVGSRYAGVVDSEATIVDGERVVLYVWYDNEFGYSCQVVRVAQDMAGLNFPSLPH